The Roseimicrobium gellanilyticum genome contains a region encoding:
- the rplW gene encoding 50S ribosomal protein L23 yields the protein MKDLSYAIKTIRLSEKATLLGEKLNEYVFKVDPRANKIEIKQAVEKLFGKKVVDVRTMNYSGKERRRGARAGQTSDWKKAVVRLKEGETIELA from the coding sequence ATGAAAGACCTTTCCTACGCCATCAAAACGATCCGCCTCAGTGAGAAGGCCACCCTTCTCGGTGAGAAGCTGAACGAATACGTCTTCAAGGTCGATCCACGCGCCAACAAGATCGAGATCAAGCAGGCCGTGGAGAAGCTCTTTGGCAAGAAGGTCGTCGACGTTCGCACCATGAACTACTCCGGCAAGGAGCGCCGCCGTGGCGCCCGCGCTGGCCAGACTTCCGACTGGAAGAAGGCCGTTGTCCGCCTCAAGGAAGGCGAAACCATCGAGCTCGCCTAG
- the rpsC gene encoding 30S ribosomal protein S3 — translation MGQKVNPIGFRLAVNKDWRSKWYAPEKDYAEFLHADLAIRDYLKKKLSSAALAKIVIERAWNLVRVTLHTARPGLVIGRKGQEIEVMSNEISKMCGGKSVKIDILEIKQPEIDAQLVAESVATQLERRISFRRAMKRAVQTAMDMGADGIRIRCAGRLGGADIARAEQYRQGKVPLQTLRINIDYGFTEARTVYGIIGVKCWLNRKPEVEGAPAPERRQERRPRREGDRGDRGPRGGGGGGYRGGDRGDRGGDRQASAPAPAPAEAPAAQ, via the coding sequence ATGGGCCAAAAAGTCAATCCAATCGGATTCCGTCTCGCCGTCAACAAGGACTGGCGCTCGAAGTGGTACGCCCCGGAGAAGGACTATGCGGAGTTCCTGCATGCTGACCTTGCCATTCGCGACTACCTCAAGAAGAAGCTTTCCTCAGCGGCGCTCGCCAAGATCGTCATCGAGCGCGCCTGGAATCTGGTTCGCGTCACCCTGCACACCGCGCGTCCCGGTCTCGTGATCGGTCGCAAGGGCCAGGAAATCGAAGTGATGAGCAACGAAATCTCCAAGATGTGCGGCGGCAAGTCCGTGAAGATCGACATCCTTGAGATCAAGCAGCCCGAGATCGACGCCCAGCTCGTTGCTGAGAGCGTGGCGACCCAGCTTGAGCGCCGTATCTCTTTCCGCCGTGCGATGAAGCGCGCCGTGCAGACCGCGATGGACATGGGTGCTGATGGCATTCGTATTCGCTGCGCCGGCCGTCTCGGTGGTGCGGACATCGCCCGCGCTGAGCAGTATCGCCAGGGCAAGGTGCCGCTTCAGACTCTTCGTATCAACATCGACTACGGCTTCACCGAAGCCCGCACCGTGTACGGCATCATTGGCGTCAAGTGCTGGCTCAACCGCAAGCCTGAAGTGGAAGGAGCTCCCGCTCCTGAGCGCCGCCAGGAACGCCGCCCCCGCCGTGAAGGTGATCGTGGCGACCGTGGTCCGCGTGGTGGTGGTGGCGGCGGATATCGCGGTGGTGACCGCGGTGATCGTGGTGGTGACCGTCAGGCCTCCGCGCCTGCCCCGGCTCCCGCCGAAGCGCCCGCTGCGCAGTAA
- the rplP gene encoding 50S ribosomal protein L16, with amino-acid sequence MAMLPSRVKYRKTQRGSRAGNATTCNKISFGEYGLQALDRHWLKSNQIEACRVAITRHLKRKGSVFIRIFPHKPVTARPPETRMGKGKGAPEFWVAVVYPGTMLFEISGVSENLARDACRLAANKLGIRTRFVTRQSMMH; translated from the coding sequence ATGGCAATGCTGCCCAGCAGAGTTAAGTATCGCAAAACCCAGCGCGGAAGCCGCGCGGGCAATGCCACCACGTGCAACAAGATCAGCTTCGGCGAGTATGGCCTGCAGGCTCTGGACCGTCACTGGCTCAAGAGCAATCAGATCGAGGCCTGCCGTGTGGCGATTACCCGCCACCTCAAGCGTAAGGGCAGCGTGTTCATCCGCATCTTCCCACACAAGCCTGTCACGGCCCGTCCCCCGGAAACCCGAATGGGTAAAGGTAAGGGCGCTCCCGAATTCTGGGTGGCAGTGGTGTACCCCGGCACGATGCTTTTCGAAATCTCCGGTGTGAGTGAAAACCTTGCGCGTGACGCCTGCCGTCTGGCCGCCAACAAGCTGGGTATCCGTACCCGCTTCGTGACCCGCCAGTCCATGATGCACTAG
- the rplX gene encoding 50S ribosomal protein L24 — protein sequence MSRIKTHVKKGDLVEVTSGVEQGKQGHVLQVLPQKGYVLVEGVRMIKKSVRPSQDKPQGGFAEREGTIHISNVKVVESKK from the coding sequence ATGAGCCGTATCAAGACCCACGTTAAGAAGGGTGACCTCGTCGAGGTGACCTCCGGAGTAGAACAGGGCAAGCAGGGCCACGTCCTGCAGGTCCTTCCCCAGAAGGGCTACGTGCTCGTGGAAGGCGTGCGCATGATCAAGAAGTCAGTGCGCCCCTCCCAGGACAAGCCCCAGGGCGGATTCGCCGAGCGCGAAGGCACCATTCACATTTCGAATGTGAAAGTTGTTGAATCCAAGAAATAA
- the rpsH gene encoding 30S ribosomal protein S8, translating into MSVVTDPIADFLSRIKNASRAAKTEALVPFSRMKAEIARILQEEGYVWSYEVVTPEGGKPTIKVKLKYQGRTPAITDVKRVSKPGLRQYVGSDEVPKVLGGLGISILSTPKGVMTGAKARRAKVGGELLAQIW; encoded by the coding sequence ATGAGTGTTGTCACCGACCCAATCGCCGACTTCCTGTCGCGAATCAAGAACGCCAGCCGCGCGGCCAAGACTGAGGCACTTGTGCCCTTCTCCCGCATGAAGGCTGAGATCGCCCGTATTCTGCAGGAAGAAGGCTATGTCTGGTCTTACGAAGTTGTCACCCCGGAAGGTGGCAAGCCCACCATCAAGGTGAAGCTCAAGTATCAGGGCCGTACTCCCGCCATCACGGATGTGAAGCGCGTGAGCAAGCCTGGTCTGCGTCAGTATGTGGGCTCCGATGAAGTGCCCAAGGTGCTTGGTGGACTCGGAATTTCCATTCTCTCCACGCCGAAGGGCGTGATGACCGGCGCCAAGGCGCGTCGTGCGAAAGTCGGCGGCGAACTGCTCGCTCAAATTTGGTAA
- the rplB gene encoding 50S ribosomal protein L2: MALKTFKPNTPSNRFKQLPAFEEITKHTPERSLTEALRKSGGRNNTGRITCRHIGGGHKRRYRLIDFKRSRRDEAANVVGIEYDPNRSARIALIQFPDGQKSYILAPANLEVGAKVTAGEKAQPELGNALPLRNIPLGTQIHNIEINPAQGGKLVRAAGQAAVLSNREGRYALIRLPSGEIRKILADCYATIGQVGNTDHMNVISGKAGRTRWLGVRPTVRGMCMNPIDHPNGGGEGRSKSGGGRQHLLSPWGHAKGQKTRSKKKHSNRLIVQRRNAK; encoded by the coding sequence ATGGCTCTTAAGACATTCAAGCCCAACACGCCCTCAAACCGGTTCAAGCAGCTCCCTGCCTTCGAGGAAATCACGAAGCACACCCCGGAGCGCAGCCTGACCGAGGCCCTGCGCAAATCGGGTGGCCGCAACAACACGGGTCGCATCACCTGCCGTCACATCGGCGGTGGTCACAAGCGCCGCTACCGTCTCATCGACTTCAAGCGCTCCCGCCGTGATGAAGCTGCCAATGTAGTTGGCATCGAGTACGATCCAAACCGCTCCGCTCGTATTGCGCTCATCCAGTTCCCGGATGGCCAGAAGAGCTACATCCTTGCTCCCGCCAACCTCGAAGTGGGCGCCAAGGTGACCGCCGGTGAGAAGGCCCAGCCCGAACTTGGCAATGCCCTTCCGCTGCGCAACATCCCGCTCGGCACGCAGATTCACAACATCGAGATCAACCCTGCCCAGGGTGGCAAACTCGTTCGTGCTGCCGGCCAGGCCGCGGTGCTTTCCAACCGTGAAGGCCGCTACGCGCTCATCCGCCTGCCCTCCGGTGAAATCCGCAAGATCCTTGCTGACTGCTACGCCACCATTGGTCAGGTCGGCAACACCGACCACATGAACGTCATCAGTGGCAAGGCTGGCCGTACCCGCTGGCTGGGCGTCCGCCCCACTGTTCGCGGTATGTGCATGAACCCCATCGACCACCCGAACGGTGGTGGTGAAGGCCGCTCCAAGTCCGGTGGTGGTCGCCAGCACCTCCTCAGCCCCTGGGGCCATGCCAAGGGCCAGAAGACCCGCAGCAAGAAGAAGCATTCGAACCGCCTCATCGTGCAGCGTCGCAACGCCAAGTAA
- the rplV gene encoding 50S ribosomal protein L22: MEVKSVTKFARISDLKAREVARAVQGMPVSQALSVLNFTPKKAALLIGKTLRSAIANAENNHELDADDLYIKSATATKGPVLKRIMPRARGSAAGIKKRMSHLTIVLAQKPEEKEEAKPKRAAKSKKAAEKA, from the coding sequence ATGGAAGTCAAATCCGTCACGAAATTCGCAAGAATCTCCGATCTCAAGGCCCGGGAAGTTGCCCGCGCCGTGCAGGGGATGCCCGTCTCGCAGGCCCTCAGCGTGCTCAACTTCACTCCGAAGAAGGCCGCCCTCTTGATCGGCAAGACCCTCCGTTCCGCCATCGCCAATGCGGAGAACAATCATGAGCTTGATGCGGATGACCTTTACATCAAGAGCGCCACGGCCACGAAGGGCCCGGTCCTCAAGCGCATCATGCCCCGCGCCCGTGGATCCGCAGCCGGCATCAAGAAGCGCATGAGCCATCTCACGATTGTCCTGGCCCAGAAGCCGGAAGAAAAAGAAGAAGCGAAACCCAAGCGCGCCGCCAAGTCGAAGAAGGCCGCTGAGAAAGCCTAG
- the rplE gene encoding 50S ribosomal protein L5 → MQPELLTHYKEKVVDQLRKSLELENVHQVPRLEKIVLNCSVGKEPDRKQAIEDAVKEISLITGQKPVITLSKKAIANFKLREGEAIGVKVTLRGRRMYDFMMRLVKTAIPRIRDFRGVTPRAFDGRGNYTLGVAEQSIFPEIELDKIKRSLGFDVTFVTSTNNDDHAREMLRALGMPFRTRTQQPKKEEAASA, encoded by the coding sequence ATGCAACCGGAACTGCTTACTCATTACAAAGAAAAGGTCGTCGACCAACTTCGCAAATCACTGGAGCTTGAAAACGTTCACCAGGTGCCTCGCCTGGAAAAGATTGTGCTGAACTGCTCCGTGGGCAAGGAACCCGACCGTAAGCAGGCTATCGAAGATGCGGTGAAGGAAATCAGCCTCATCACCGGTCAGAAGCCCGTCATCACCCTCAGCAAGAAGGCCATCGCCAACTTCAAGCTTCGTGAAGGTGAAGCCATCGGCGTGAAGGTCACCCTGCGTGGCCGCCGCATGTATGACTTCATGATGCGTCTGGTGAAGACCGCCATCCCGCGTATCCGCGACTTCCGTGGCGTCACCCCCCGTGCCTTTGACGGCCGTGGCAACTACACGCTCGGTGTTGCTGAGCAGAGCATCTTCCCCGAAATCGAGCTGGACAAGATCAAGCGCTCCCTCGGCTTCGACGTGACCTTTGTCACTTCCACGAACAACGATGACCATGCACGCGAGATGCTGCGCGCACTGGGCATGCCGTTCCGCACCCGCACGCAGCAGCCCAAGAAGGAAGAAGCTGCCTCCGCCTAA
- the rplF gene encoding 50S ribosomal protein L6: MSRVGKQPIQLPDKVTVKVTDSNVHVEGPKGKLDYTLPEGVNVSQEGQNIVVKRESEDRKVRAMHGTVQRLISNMVQGVSAGFRKDLEIHGVGFRAAVKGTNLDLSLGYSHPLLHPIPKTLKVAVAENTKISIEGIDKQLVGQFAADVRNYYPPEPYKGKGVRYVGEYVRRKEGKSVK; this comes from the coding sequence ATGTCACGCGTAGGTAAACAACCCATCCAGCTCCCGGACAAGGTCACCGTGAAGGTGACGGACTCCAACGTCCATGTGGAAGGTCCCAAGGGCAAACTCGACTACACCCTTCCCGAAGGTGTGAACGTCTCCCAGGAAGGCCAGAACATCGTGGTGAAGCGTGAGAGCGAAGACCGCAAGGTCCGCGCCATGCACGGCACGGTGCAGCGCCTCATCAGCAACATGGTCCAGGGCGTGAGCGCAGGCTTCCGCAAGGATCTTGAAATCCACGGCGTGGGTTTCCGTGCTGCGGTGAAGGGCACCAATCTGGACCTCAGCCTTGGCTACTCCCATCCGCTGCTTCATCCCATCCCGAAGACCCTCAAGGTCGCCGTTGCTGAAAACACCAAGATCAGCATCGAAGGCATCGACAAGCAGCTCGTCGGTCAGTTCGCGGCAGATGTCCGCAACTACTACCCGCCGGAACCCTATAAGGGCAAGGGCGTGCGCTACGTCGGCGAATACGTCCGTCGTAAGGAAGGCAAGAGCGTGAAGTAA
- the rpsQ gene encoding 30S ribosomal protein S17 codes for MSETQTSAATTEPRQAVKKTRVGVVVSDKMSKTIVVEVERRVPHALFKKIVRKTSKFYAHDEEAKAKIGDKVRIEETRPMSKLKRWKLVEVLAH; via the coding sequence ATGAGCGAAACGCAAACCAGTGCAGCCACCACCGAACCGCGCCAGGCGGTGAAGAAGACCCGTGTGGGTGTGGTCGTGTCCGACAAGATGTCCAAGACCATCGTGGTCGAAGTGGAGCGTCGGGTGCCGCATGCCCTCTTCAAGAAGATCGTCCGCAAGACCTCCAAGTTCTATGCGCACGATGAAGAGGCGAAGGCCAAAATCGGCGACAAGGTGCGCATCGAGGAGACCCGTCCGATGAGCAAGCTGAAGCGCTGGAAGCTCGTCGAAGTGCTCGCGCACTAA
- the rpsS gene encoding 30S ribosomal protein S19, which produces MGRSLKKGPFINQKLLWKIDTQNEAGTKRPIKTWARASIIPPDFVGHTFLVHNGKDFISVYVTENMVGHRLGEFSPTRVFKGHGAHTAKVTK; this is translated from the coding sequence ATGGGACGCTCACTTAAAAAAGGACCTTTCATCAACCAGAAGCTGCTCTGGAAGATTGACACCCAGAATGAAGCCGGGACCAAGCGCCCCATCAAAACTTGGGCTCGCGCTTCGATCATCCCTCCGGATTTCGTTGGCCACACCTTCCTGGTGCACAATGGCAAGGACTTCATCAGCGTGTATGTGACCGAAAACATGGTCGGACATCGCCTCGGTGAATTCTCGCCGACCCGCGTATTCAAGGGCCACGGCGCGCACACCGCCAAGGTCACCAAGTAA
- the rpmC gene encoding 50S ribosomal protein L29, producing MKVQELRELTNEEIAVRRREARQELLHLSVQQASGQVENTGRFRQIKRGIAQMETILSERRLNIVVTSGPKKEKKAKAEAPAADKPAAKKAAKKAVKKAAKKAE from the coding sequence ATGAAAGTCCAGGAACTCAGGGAACTGACCAACGAAGAAATCGCCGTCCGTCGCCGCGAGGCGAGGCAGGAACTGCTGCACCTCAGCGTGCAACAGGCCAGCGGACAGGTGGAAAACACCGGACGGTTCCGTCAGATCAAGCGCGGTATTGCGCAGATGGAAACCATCCTTTCCGAGCGTCGCCTCAACATTGTGGTGACCAGCGGACCGAAGAAGGAGAAGAAGGCCAAGGCCGAAGCTCCCGCGGCTGACAAGCCCGCCGCAAAGAAGGCAGCCAAGAAGGCCGTGAAGAAAGCCGCCAAGAAGGCTGAATAA
- the rplN gene encoding 50S ribosomal protein L14, translating to MLQMESEIAIADNTGARMAEMIGVIGRKNKRTADIGDIITAHVRVSTPTAQVKKGEVVRAVVVRTAAPIRRADGSVLRFDKNAIVIIDKDNNPRGSRIFGPVARELRDRNFMKIVSLAPEVL from the coding sequence ATGCTGCAAATGGAGTCCGAAATCGCGATTGCCGACAACACCGGCGCTCGCATGGCTGAGATGATTGGTGTCATCGGCCGCAAGAACAAGCGCACCGCGGACATCGGTGACATCATCACCGCGCACGTGCGTGTTTCCACCCCCACCGCCCAGGTGAAGAAGGGTGAAGTGGTCCGCGCCGTGGTGGTGCGCACCGCCGCCCCCATCCGCCGTGCGGACGGTTCCGTCCTGCGGTTCGACAAGAACGCGATTGTCATCATCGACAAGGACAACAATCCCCGCGGCAGCCGCATCTTTGGCCCAGTGGCCCGTGAGCTGCGTGACCGCAACTTCATGAAGATCGTTTCTCTTGCCCCAGAAGTGCTATGA